A segment of the Leptospira hartskeerlii genome:
AACTGTGAATGGAGTTCCTGTTTTTATTCGTGATTTGGCCACAGTGGAAATTTCACACCCTATTCCGAGCGGGGTCTTAGGTTATACTGTTCGTATCGACGATCAGATCATGGATGTTGATTCTTCAGTCCAAGGTCTTGTAGCAATGCGCCGTTGGGGAGATCCGAACGAGATGGGGGATCGGATCCGAGCTAAGGTGAAGGAGATCAATGAGAACTATCTTCCAGATGGAGTCCAACTAAGAACTTCATACGATAGAAGTGATCTTGTGAATTATACGTTACGCACTATCGGAAGGACACTTTTGGAAGGTGTGATGGTTGTCAGTTTGGTACTGATCTTCTTTATTGGAAGTGCCAAAGCATCTCTTGTGGTAGTGGCAACTATTCCTTTTGCTTTATTATTCGCATTTCTTTTGATGAATATGACTGGGATCCCTGCAAGTTTATTGTCTTTGGGTGCTATCGATTTCGGGATCGTAGTAGATGGTGCAGTGATCATGGTGGAAAACATCATCCGAAGATATAGGGACGCAACTCCGTCCGACAAGAGTAAAGGGATCATTAAGCTCACTGCCGAATCAGCGGGAGAAGTTGGTACTGAGATCTTGTTCTCCATTCTGATCATCATACTTGCTTATTTACCTATTTTTTCTTTCGAACGTATTGAAGGCCGCCTATTCAAACCAATGGCGTTTACTATTTCCTTTGCAATCTTCGGAGCATTAATTTTCTCTATGACAGTCGTTCCAGTACTAATGACTTACATGTTCCGGAAATATTTCGAATCGGAGAAGCCTGGACCGATCGCGTGGCATAATCCTTTTTACGCATGGGTGGAAGAACGTTATAAAAAGTTAATAGATTATCTCGTAGAAAGATCAAAAAGGGTGGTCCTTTACACTTTCGCCGCTGTGGTCATACTTTTAGGTATAGGCGGATACAAATTAGGTACAGAATTCTTACCTGAAATGGATGAAGGCGGTTTCAATTTAAGGATATTTTTCCCTGTAGGAATTTCTCTTCCGGAAGCCCGTAAATTTATGCCTAAGATCCGGGAAACGATCTATAAAAATGAACAAGTAAGCGTGGTACTTTCTCAGCTAGGAAGAAATGACGACGGAACGGATCCGCTTCCTCCAAATAGATTGGAAGTACTCGTAAGCTTGAAAGATTACGATGACTGGAAGGAAAGAATCACCAAACAGGAACTTCTTCTAAGAATGAAAAACGATCTAGAAGCAACACTTCCTGGAGCAAGGATCAGTTTTTCTCAGCCTATCATGGACAACCTTTCCGAGGCGATCATGGGAACCATTGCCGACCTTGCTGTCTTCATATCAGGACAGGACTTGAAAGTGATGCGTAAACTTGCAGAAGAGGTCCTGGAAATCGTAAAAGATATGCATGGTGCAAGTGAATTCGGGATCGAACAAGAAGCAGACAGTCCTCAGTTAACTGTTAGGATTGATAGAGAAGCTGCCGCACGTTACGGGATCAACGTAAGCGATATACAACAAATGGTAGAAGCAGCCATTGGAATGCAGAGGATCAGTACTTTATACGAGGGGCCTTCCGACATTCCACCGAAAACTCCTGCCAGATTCGGGATTGTGGTCAGATTCTCCAAGGATTATAGAGCTTCCAAAAGAGCGATCGAGTCAATGCCAATTATCTCTCCTAAAGGGGAAAGAGTTCCGCTGTCTCAATTGGCAAAGATTACCTTGGAAGATGGACCTACTATGATCTTCCGTCAGGAAGGTAGAAGGACGATCACAGTCAGGACAAACGTAAGAGGAAGAGACCAGGGTGGATTCGTAAATGAACTTCGTAAAAAAGTTCAGCAAAAGATAAAACTTCCGGAAGGATACGAGGTGCGTTACGGAGGACAATACGAAAACCTTGCTAGGGTGGGTAAAAAGTTGGCCATCGTTATTCCGGTCACTATCGCGATCATATTTGGAGTATTGTTCTTACTTTATAGAAATCTAAAATACGTTTATGTAGCTTTGGCTTGTCTCCCTCTTTCTTTGGTGGGAGGAATGTATGCTCTTTTACTTAGAGGATATTATTTTAACGTATCCAGCGGAGTAGGATTTATCTCCCTTTTCGGGATCGCTACGATGTCCGGGGTTCTTTTCGTTTCCAGGACAAATCACCTTCTAATAGATGAGCCTACTTTGACTACTAAAGAAGCGGTCACGCGAGCTGCGGTGATCCAATTGCGACCGATGTTGATGACAATGTTACTTGCACTTCTCGGATTGATCCCTGCTACTTTGGCGTCAGGGGTAGGTTCCGATGTTCAGAGGCCTTTGGCTACTGTAATCGTTGGAGGATTATTCTCCGCACTATTCCTAGTATTGAGCGTGCTTCCTTCGTTATATTTGGTAGTGGTAGGAGATAGAAAACATCCTGTTGAAGCGGAAACATTCGAACTTCATCCGGAAGCATACGTTTCCTTATACGATGAGGAAGATTTGGAAGATGTTTCTCCTACTCACAAGAATGGAAGTAAGAAGGTAAAGAAAAAAGTTGTCGCTAAAAAAAGGCGTTAGGGTATGCACTTAGCCTAAATATAGATAGGTGATGACATGAATTTACCCGAAAAAATTTTGATCCTAACCGGAGTTTTTAATTTAGCATACGGAAGTCTGACAGGATTTGCGTATGCATTTGCAAGAATGAAGGCTGAATTTCCTTCCAGATATCTGCAAGCTGCTCATATCGGACCGTTGATGCAAGGCGCTATGATTTTAGGGTTAGTCTTTGCATTTCAGCTGGCTCCTCTTTCAGAGACTGCTGCTTTGGTAGGAGCGATCTCTTTTGCAGTTTCATCCGGATTTATCGCTCTGAAAGATACAGTGGATTGGCTCCAAGGGATCAAAGACGAATTCAAGGAAAATCCTCCTCTCGGAAAGATCATTGGTGCAATTGGAGTCACTGCAAATTTAGTGGGGATTGCAATTATCGTTTATGGGGTTTTAGTAGCTTAATAGAAGGGTTAGAGACTTAACCGGTTTTAAAACCGATCTGCTATCCGACGTATAAATCATAAAAATCTATCTAAGGACCTTACAATTTCTTGGATAGATTTTTGAAATTCCGAACTAGGAAATCACTGACAGTTCGAAATTTTTTTAAAGTTTTTTCGCTCTAAAAATCTTAAGAGGGATCTGAGATGAGCGAGCAGTTAAAGGCAAAACTTAAAAAAGCAGAAACCGGCTTTTGGAAAAAGACATTCAGATCTTGTTGGAATATTCTTCCTCACTCTTTCAGAAGGCAATTAGTTGCGATGTCCGGACAATCTGAGCTGGATTTCTGATCCGTTCTTTCCTTATTTAGATCAATTTATCAATCTCAGTGAAGATAAAAAAAGAGCGCCCATAAAGGACGCTCTTTTTCGTAGAAATCTACCGAATTCGAATTAATCGAATTTAGCAACGACGCCTAAGGTTATACCGTATTGGTCTTTGCTTTTCTCACCGGAAGAGGTAACGAATTGATAACCGGTTGCCCAGTCTCTTCTCATATCCAATTTGATGAGTAGATTTTCAGTATAGTTCCATACTGGAGTAACAGTAAATGTTTTATACTGTCCGTAGTTGGAAGATCCACCGTAATCTTTGTAGTTTTTCGGGTCTAAAGCTGCAAGTAGTTGGTCAGCAGTTAAGCCTCCCAATGCAGGAGTAGCTGCAATGATCTGCTCTGCAATTGCTTTATCTTGTGCATATTTTCCTGCATACCAAGAGTTAGCTGCTTGAGATCCTGCGAACGGGTTGAAAGTAGTCAAGCGACCGTTGTTGTGGCTATCGTCGATATACTCAACACGGACGTTAACTCCCCAAGTTTCACCGATCTTGAACTTACTGAAGATACCATAAGCTTTATAAGAACTTTTAGTATTTTCGGTAGATACGGTTCCACCTAGGATCGTTTCAACTGTAGCCGCACCTGTTGGGTTGTACTGCTGTTGTGCAAGGTTTGCTGCTGCGGCACCACCTGCTTTCTCACTCCAAGTATAATCCAAATCAACTTGGATCCTGTCGGTAGGAGTGATGGACAAGATTGCATGGTTCATGAACCAATAATCTTTATTATACTTTGCTGATGGAGCAGTAAGAGCTGCTACAGCAGGGTCTCCGGTTTGAGCCGCTAATTGGTCAGCTACAAATTGTTGTGTTGGATCGATCCTTCCAGTAGCACCATCTTGAGAATACAAAGTGTTCCAAGTAATGGCCAATTTGTCTTCGATCAAGGTTCCTTTTACCTGAGTTCCAATCGCTTTATGCTGAGTTGCCGCTTCGAAGAAGTAGTTATTTGTAGTACTTCCGTCCGGAACTCCAGTTCTATAACCGGTACCTGCACCACTGTTATACAGATAAAAGGTTCCTGCCCATTTGTCTGTAAATTGAGTGGTTAAGCGAGCACCGGTATGAATGAACGGGATCGTGTTTTGGAAGATGGCCCCTATCGAGTAGTTAGGGTTGTTCATCGATTCTAACACTTCATATCCAATATGCGTTGCCATTTTTCCAACGTCTAAGGTCATCCCTTTCAACACAGGGAAATACATACTGATGTATGCTTGTTTCAGCATGTTATAGTTGTAAATTCCGTTGGATTGAACGTAAGGAGCTTCTTGGTAGGCGTTGTTTTGTCCGTTTTGGAAATCCACACGGAATCCCCAAGGGCTGGATTTTTCAGCGGTCTTCTGTACAGCAAGTGCAGCTGCGTTAACACCAAAGTTTTTGTTGCTGGTCTCGAATGCTCTGGTAGTATCTACGGCGCTTCCTTGGAGTGGGTTGTTATTGTACATGTAGTACACATCCACAAATCCAGAAAAGTCTACCTTATCATACCATTTCGTATCTTCAGGTTCTGGGGCCGGAGCAGCTTTCACTGCACCTGCTGCCTTCGGGTCCGGCGTTTCCTTCTTCGGCTGGGCAAAAATCGAAGAGGCGGTCACCAGAGTAAAGGTAGCAATGAGGCTGGCTGTTTTTTTTCTCATCATTCTCCTAAATCTCCTATGCTCCTAACTATGCAACTAGTGTGCCAACGTGATAAAAATGAGCAAAGAGACTAAATCAGGCTTAAAAACGATTCTAAATCCAATATTTGATGCTCATATTTTATAAGCTTTTCGGATTATTTTTTATATATTAACATAGTGCTTAAAAATTAAGCGCAATTTGAAATGCTGAAAGACTAAACAAAAGCTGTAGGCACTTCGACAAATTACCCTTTTACTACTTTCGGATTAGTAAGATTTACGGATCTGATCTAGAAGAAATTCTTCTGAATTGAGACTTGGATCTTGGAGAACGGAAAGCAAAGAAGAGCGCAATGCTTCTCCTAGTTTAGGCGCAGGAAGTTCTGGGAATTTCTCTCGGATCAGATTTCCATCGATGGTAAGATCAGATAGAAGAAGTGGAGGACTCTTCTTCCATTCTTGTTCTGCGCTTGCGAGCCAGAATGCTTCTTCATTTAAGAATGCGGACCAAAGAAAGGAAAGTTCTAAGCACCAGTCCCATAGATCTTTTTTTCCCGCATATTGTGCGATCGGATGAAGTAGATGAGCGCGAAGTCCAGGGGAAGTTCTTAATTCTTCTTTTTGTTGGATGAGCGAATATAAGGTTCTTACTAAAAACTGGGAATCCTTGGTCCTTTGGTTGGAGAATTTCAGCTCTTTGAAAAATATATTCGATTCTGAAAGCCAGGTTTGTTCCGAGAAACAGGAAATTAAAAAATAGGCAATTTTAGATTTTTCGGAAGCCTGGAGAAGTTTGGAAAATCCGTTTTTATGCTTTTCCCAATCCCCGGAATATAATTTTGTTTTGCTGAATAATTCCAGAGTTTTATGTTTTCTTAATAGATCCAATCCACCGATCGGATTTTTGCTTTTAAGAATTTTTAAAAATTCATCGTGTATTCTTTCCGGGGAAACTTTCCCAGTGATTTGTCTACAGGCGTCTATTGCTTCGGCGGTTTCCGGGTGGATCATAAATCCTAATGTGGAAACAAATCGAATGGCCCTGACTGGTCTAAGTCCATCTTCCGTAAATCTGGAGACCGGATTTCCTATGGTCCTGATTAAAGAATTTTGAATGTCTTCTAATCCGGAATGTTCGTCCACTAATGTCTTTTTTTGAAGATCCAGGGCAAGAGAGTTCATTGTGAAGTCCCTTCTTTTTAGATCTTCGCTCAGACTTACTCCGAATTGTACAGTCTCGGGTCTTCTTCCGTCTAAATAATCTTCGTCTTTTCTGAATGTAGTCAATTCGTAAGATCTATCATGGAATAATACTGTGATGGTTCCGTGTTTGATCCCGGTTGGAACGGTTCTTTTGAAGATCTTTTGTATTTCTTCCGGATGGATCGAAACTGCAAGATCGTATTCGTGAGGGATCTTATTTAAGATCAAATCACGTACACTTCCTCCTACAAGATAAGCTTCTCCTCCATGATTTCGTATTATAGTACTGATCTCTATTAGATCTTCTAAAGAGGGAGAAGGGATTTGGGAGATAAGTTGCTTGGGATCGGAGTTCATCATTCCTGGACGATCTTTTTCCAAATCGGTAAATAACGTTCTTTGAGTGCAGGGTTCTTGGAAAAAATTTCCTCAACTTGCTTTTTGGTTTTTTCGTCTACTGAAACTCGTAAGAAGGGAAGATCAGCTTGTTGGGAAAGGATTTGATCTATCCTTCTTCCTGTTTCATTCCAGGCAGTATTGCAGATCTCTTTGTATTCTTGGTCAGTATGCTCGTTGCAGAGGATTGCAAGTTCCAAATACTTTCCTTCTTTTTGTAGATCTTTCATTTTGTCTAAAATACTTGCCTTGCAGGTCTGGAATAAGAGTAAGAACAGAATTAGTATTTTCTTACGGCCCATACATGGAATTTTTCGAGAGGAATCTCAAGAGGAAACCTTTTTTTATTAAGATTCGAATGCTAAGTTCGCTAGCTTATCCGCTCTTTTATTCTTTTCCCGAAGAACATGGTGTATAGAGAAAAGTTTGAGTTTGGACGTGAGGCCTTTTACTTTTTCTTTAGCGATTTGAAGGTGAGGGGATTTGACCTTGTATTCCCCTTTGAATTGTTTGACTACCAATTCAGAATCCAGATAGGCAGTTACCTCACTTGCGCCTTGGGAAAGACAATATTCTATCCCTGCTTCGAGGGCCGCCCATTCAGCCATATTATTGGTTCCGTCGGAGATCCTACGAGAGATAGAATGTACCTCTGTTTCGCCTTCGTAAACGGCTATTCCAATGGAAGAAGGTCCTGGATTTCCTTTGGATGCGCCGTCGCAGTATATTTTGAACTTTTTCACTTTTTTAGTCTTCGTTTTTAGATCCGAAAACGAATTGAAAAGGTCTCCAAAAAATTAAATACCCGATCAGGATCAGTAAGGAAAGCAAAAAGGAGAGTATGCCTAATAGCAAAAATTGGAAAGTCCTATATAACTGATCGAATGTATGAGGAAAGAATAACCCTCCGATCAGGCAAAATAGTCCGGCTGCTAATAAGGCGAATAATACGAAAGGAAGGGATAAAAAATAAAAAAGATAGCTGAGAACTGTGAATCCGAAAGCCAATCTATAAGCGTTCCAACGTGCCGGATGATCCATCATTAAACCAAATACCATCAATAGTCCTATCCTTCGGGGGCTTTGGTTTGGCAATGTAAAAATGGATCTATATCATGGCAAAGATGGGGTTGGATTATTTTACATTCTTAGGTTCTCTGCCGGAGACCCCTGAGTCGGAATGTGCCTATTATCCGGAAAGGAATTCTAAGGTGAAGGGTTTCTTTTCTAAGGAGAAACTTCCTCCTGAAATTTTGGATGATCTTTTTCGTTTCGGTTTCAGAAGGTCAGGCAATTTCTTTTATAGGACCAATTGTTCCGTATGTTCTCATTGCCTGAGTTATCGCGTCTTGTTGTCCGAATTCTTTCCTAGTTCGAACCACAAAAGAATGATCAAAAAAAATCATGATCTGACTCTGAAAATTTCCCTACCTCTTATCGATCCTGATAAAAAGAATTTATATGTGAAATACCAAAGGTCTCGGCACGAAGGAAGTTACGGCGAATCAGAGTCGGATATTTTGGAGAACATGAAATTCCAAATGTACGAGGGTTCCGAAAATTCTGCGGAACTTCTCCTTTATAAAAACGATATACTTTTAGGTTGGATCCTATTAGATCTTGGGCTTGAAACTTTGTCAGCTGTGTATTCCGTTTTTGATCCGGAAGAATCTAAAAGAAGTCTGGGTAATTTTCTCATTCTTTCTTCTATTCTTTGGGCCAAAGAAAACGGATTTAAAGAATTTCAATTGGGTCTTTTTCTTCCTGGCCATCCTAAGATGGATTATAAAAAGAATTGGAAGCCTGCGGAAATCTTGGATCGTAACACCGGTATTTGGAAGAAGAGTGAATCTTTTCTTTATGATTATATTTTAGAAAATGGTCCGAACGGAGACAAACGTATTCATACTTAAACTCGGGTCATTCTTCTCTCCGAAACCGCCCAAATCAGGCTTGTCATACTGGCCTTGCGTCTCAGAAAGGTTGGTATGGCTAAAAAGATCATCGTAGTAGGCGCTTCTAGCGGTATCGGAAAAGAAATTGCATCTCAATTGATCGAACAAGGACATCAGGTCGCTGCTTTTGCAAGAAGAGAGAAGGAATTGAAAAAACTTCCTTCTTCCAAGGTAAAAAACTTATTCGTTAAACACGACGTTACTGAATATTCCAAAGTCCCAGGAGAATTTGCTAAAGCTGTAAAAGCTTTAGGCGGCTTGGACGAAATTTATTACGCATCAGGTGTGATGCATAGAGTAGGCGCGGAAGAATTTCCTATCGATAAAGATTTGGAAATGTTGGAAGTCAACCTTCTTGGTTGTGTTGCTTGGTTGGATTCTGCCGCAGCATATTTTCAAGAGAAGAAGGCCGGCAAAATAATCGGTATATCTTCCATCGCGGGCGATAGAGGACGTAGAGGTAACCCGGTCTATAACGCATCTAAAGCAGGAATGTCCACTTACTTGGAAGCTTTAAGAAATCGTTTAGCAGTAAAAGGGATCCAAGTAGTCACAGTAAAACCTGGAATGATCGAAACACCAATGACAGAAGGTTTGCCTGGTCTTATGTGGTTGATCACTGCGAAGGAAGCTGCTCAAGTTATATTAGCAAAAGTGAATGCTGGAAAAGAGAACTTCTATGTGCCTGCTCGTTGGGCCTTAGTCTCTTTGATTATTAGACTTATCCCTTCATTTATTTTCAGAAAACTTTCCATTTAAGGAAAAGGTGATCTAAAATGGCAACCGCCTCTAAAAAAAAGACCGTTAAAAAAAAGGTAACTCCCAAAACTAAAAAAATGGGTTTCGATCTGAAAGAGTTCGAATCTCGTTTAAGTCCAGTCCAAAAGGTGGAAGCCTGGGGAATGAACCATTTCTCCAATAGTAAGGTTTTCTTACCTGCTTCTATCCAGGACTTCAAGGATCTATTCACTTACGCGAGAGATACGAATACAAAAGTTGCATTTAGAGGTGGTGGTTGCAGTTACGGTGACGCTGCGACTAACGAAAAAGGGATCGTAGTAGATATCCGTAATTTTAACAAGATCTTATCCTTTGATCCTAAAACAGGGATCTTAGTAGCGGAGTCCGGAGTGACTATCAAACAACTTTGGGAGTTCGGTATCGAAAGAGGATTTTGGCCTCCTGTTGTAAGTGGTACAATGTTTCCCACATTAGGCGGAGCTCTTTCTATGAATATTCATGGAAAGAATAACTTTGCAGTCGGACCGATCGGAGATCATATCCAAGAATTTACTTTTTTAAGTCCTGATGGAAAAGAATCAGTTTGTTCTCCTAAAAAGAATTCGGATATATTTTACTCAGCGATTTCAGGTTTTGGAATGCTCGGGGCATTTCTTACAGTAACCATCAAGCTCAAAAAAATCTACTCTGGCAAAATGAAGGTTTGGCCAGTGAATACTTCAAACCTCCAAGAGATGTATGATTATTTCGAAAAAGAATACAAACAATCCGATTATCTTGTAGGTTGGGTGGATGGATTTGCTTCCGGAAAAAGTCTGGGAAGAGGCCAAATCCACAAAGCAGTTCATCTAAAAGCAGGAGAAGACCCTGGCTTTCCTGAAAATTGCAAATTGGAAAATCAAATTCTTCCAAGCACATTCTTAGGGATCGTTCCTAAATCGTGGATGTGGCTTTTCATGTATCCGTTTAGCAATAAACTTGGAATGAGATTCGTGAATTTTGGAAAGTGGATCTCCGGGTTTTTAAATAATAATAAACCTTACGAGCAAGGACATGCAGAATACGCTTTTCTTTTGGACTATGTTCCGAATTGGAAATTTATGTACAAGCCTGGTGCAATGATCCAGTACCAAAGTTTTATTCCTAAAGAAAATGCAGTTAAAGGTTTTGAAGAGATCCTGAGTCTTTGCCAAAAAAGAGGGATCGTGAACTGGCTTGGAGTATTCAAGAAACATAGGCCGGATAAGTTTTTACTCACTCATGCTGTAGACGGTTATTCTATGGCTATGGACTTTCCTATGACCAAAGGAAATAAAACTAAACTTTGGGAACTTGCCAAAGAAATGGATGAGATCGTTGTGAAGAATGGAGGAAGATTCTATTTTGCAAAAGATAGTACTCTTCGTCCGGAAGTTTACAGAAGGTCCATGCCGAAACAAAACCTGG
Coding sequences within it:
- a CDS encoding arginyltransferase; the encoded protein is MAKMGLDYFTFLGSLPETPESECAYYPERNSKVKGFFSKEKLPPEILDDLFRFGFRRSGNFFYRTNCSVCSHCLSYRVLLSEFFPSSNHKRMIKKNHDLTLKISLPLIDPDKKNLYVKYQRSRHEGSYGESESDILENMKFQMYEGSENSAELLLYKNDILLGWILLDLGLETLSAVYSVFDPEESKRSLGNFLILSSILWAKENGFKEFQLGLFLPGHPKMDYKKNWKPAEILDRNTGIWKKSESFLYDYILENGPNGDKRIHT
- a CDS encoding CCA tRNA nucleotidyltransferase; the protein is MMNSDPKQLISQIPSPSLEDLIEISTIIRNHGGEAYLVGGSVRDLILNKIPHEYDLAVSIHPEEIQKIFKRTVPTGIKHGTITVLFHDRSYELTTFRKDEDYLDGRRPETVQFGVSLSEDLKRRDFTMNSLALDLQKKTLVDEHSGLEDIQNSLIRTIGNPVSRFTEDGLRPVRAIRFVSTLGFMIHPETAEAIDACRQITGKVSPERIHDEFLKILKSKNPIGGLDLLRKHKTLELFSKTKLYSGDWEKHKNGFSKLLQASEKSKIAYFLISCFSEQTWLSESNIFFKELKFSNQRTKDSQFLVRTLYSLIQQKEELRTSPGLRAHLLHPIAQYAGKKDLWDWCLELSFLWSAFLNEEAFWLASAEQEWKKSPPLLLSDLTIDGNLIREKFPELPAPKLGEALRSSLLSVLQDPSLNSEEFLLDQIRKSY
- a CDS encoding ribonuclease HI family protein — encoded protein: MKKFKIYCDGASKGNPGPSSIGIAVYEGETEVHSISRRISDGTNNMAEWAALEAGIEYCLSQGASEVTAYLDSELVVKQFKGEYKVKSPHLQIAKEKVKGLTSKLKLFSIHHVLREKNKRADKLANLAFES
- a CDS encoding outer membrane beta-barrel protein, which codes for MRKKTASLIATFTLVTASSIFAQPKKETPDPKAAGAVKAAPAPEPEDTKWYDKVDFSGFVDVYYMYNNNPLQGSAVDTTRAFETSNKNFGVNAAALAVQKTAEKSSPWGFRVDFQNGQNNAYQEAPYVQSNGIYNYNMLKQAYISMYFPVLKGMTLDVGKMATHIGYEVLESMNNPNYSIGAIFQNTIPFIHTGARLTTQFTDKWAGTFYLYNSGAGTGYRTGVPDGSTTNNYFFEAATQHKAIGTQVKGTLIEDKLAITWNTLYSQDGATGRIDPTQQFVADQLAAQTGDPAVAALTAPSAKYNKDYWFMNHAILSITPTDRIQVDLDYTWSEKAGGAAAANLAQQQYNPTGAATVETILGGTVSTENTKSSYKAYGIFSKFKIGETWGVNVRVEYIDDSHNNGRLTTFNPFAGSQAANSWYAGKYAQDKAIAEQIIAATPALGGLTADQLLAALDPKNYKDYGGSSNYGQYKTFTVTPVWNYTENLLIKLDMRRDWATGYQFVTSSGEKSKDQYGITLGVVAKFD
- a CDS encoding efflux RND transporter permease subunit, yielding MINKLIESVLKYRVPTIVASVFVAILGIWAWTDIRKEAYSDIADTQVRLIAKFPGKAAVEVEERVTLPIERVLNAIPKVAVRRSRTINGLVVFQFVFEDGTDDYFARMRLMERVADADIPEEVQPALGPMSSPVGEIFRYVVESSGNHTPMELRTIQDWIVMPKMLSIPGIADVVTFGGLPKQFHIVTSPDKLVRYKLTINDVIQAVQENNLNTGGNLLLQGEQGFPIRSLGAIREAQHIENIVVKTVNGVPVFIRDLATVEISHPIPSGVLGYTVRIDDQIMDVDSSVQGLVAMRRWGDPNEMGDRIRAKVKEINENYLPDGVQLRTSYDRSDLVNYTLRTIGRTLLEGVMVVSLVLIFFIGSAKASLVVVATIPFALLFAFLLMNMTGIPASLLSLGAIDFGIVVDGAVIMVENIIRRYRDATPSDKSKGIIKLTAESAGEVGTEILFSILIIILAYLPIFSFERIEGRLFKPMAFTISFAIFGALIFSMTVVPVLMTYMFRKYFESEKPGPIAWHNPFYAWVEERYKKLIDYLVERSKRVVLYTFAAVVILLGIGGYKLGTEFLPEMDEGGFNLRIFFPVGISLPEARKFMPKIRETIYKNEQVSVVLSQLGRNDDGTDPLPPNRLEVLVSLKDYDDWKERITKQELLLRMKNDLEATLPGARISFSQPIMDNLSEAIMGTIADLAVFISGQDLKVMRKLAEEVLEIVKDMHGASEFGIEQEADSPQLTVRIDREAAARYGINVSDIQQMVEAAIGMQRISTLYEGPSDIPPKTPARFGIVVRFSKDYRASKRAIESMPIISPKGERVPLSQLAKITLEDGPTMIFRQEGRRTITVRTNVRGRDQGGFVNELRKKVQQKIKLPEGYEVRYGGQYENLARVGKKLAIVIPVTIAIIFGVLFLLYRNLKYVYVALACLPLSLVGGMYALLLRGYYFNVSSGVGFISLFGIATMSGVLFVSRTNHLLIDEPTLTTKEAVTRAAVIQLRPMLMTMLLALLGLIPATLASGVGSDVQRPLATVIVGGLFSALFLVLSVLPSLYLVVVGDRKHPVEAETFELHPEAYVSLYDEEDLEDVSPTHKNGSKKVKKKVVAKKRR
- a CDS encoding SDR family NAD(P)-dependent oxidoreductase; amino-acid sequence: MAKKIIVVGASSGIGKEIASQLIEQGHQVAAFARREKELKKLPSSKVKNLFVKHDVTEYSKVPGEFAKAVKALGGLDEIYYASGVMHRVGAEEFPIDKDLEMLEVNLLGCVAWLDSAAAYFQEKKAGKIIGISSIAGDRGRRGNPVYNASKAGMSTYLEALRNRLAVKGIQVVTVKPGMIETPMTEGLPGLMWLITAKEAAQVILAKVNAGKENFYVPARWALVSLIIRLIPSFIFRKLSI
- a CDS encoding FAD-binding oxidoreductase, with the translated sequence MATASKKKTVKKKVTPKTKKMGFDLKEFESRLSPVQKVEAWGMNHFSNSKVFLPASIQDFKDLFTYARDTNTKVAFRGGGCSYGDAATNEKGIVVDIRNFNKILSFDPKTGILVAESGVTIKQLWEFGIERGFWPPVVSGTMFPTLGGALSMNIHGKNNFAVGPIGDHIQEFTFLSPDGKESVCSPKKNSDIFYSAISGFGMLGAFLTVTIKLKKIYSGKMKVWPVNTSNLQEMYDYFEKEYKQSDYLVGWVDGFASGKSLGRGQIHKAVHLKAGEDPGFPENCKLENQILPSTFLGIVPKSWMWLFMYPFSNKLGMRFVNFGKWISGFLNNNKPYEQGHAEYAFLLDYVPNWKFMYKPGAMIQYQSFIPKENAVKGFEEILSLCQKRGIVNWLGVFKKHRPDKFLLTHAVDGYSMAMDFPMTKGNKTKLWELAKEMDEIVVKNGGRFYFAKDSTLRPEVYRRSMPKQNLEKFKAMKKKLDPKNLLESDLFRRVWGK